A region of Diospyros lotus cultivar Yz01 chromosome 3, ASM1463336v1, whole genome shotgun sequence DNA encodes the following proteins:
- the LOC127797131 gene encoding pentatricopeptide repeat-containing protein At1g22960, mitochondrial produces MILRERVSKSIAKCSCRTNLDAVKVSLLILSSSFHHSPCPAYENGAAIAKPTLETFLGNLILRTVEENRRAFASKNWVVIEELRAVVLDPELFVGVLNSVRGRPRVALRFFRWTAAQPGFKPSEFSFCVMLEILVQKNLMSSAHWVMERVLIMNLHGIADVLIDGYLNAEVSIKILNLLLWLYTKKSMVEQCLSMFDKMLWKGFLPDVKNCNRILRILRDKDLVGKAREVYRKMGEFGIKPSIVTFNTLLGSFCKQGEVQEALDLLLEMQRRGCAPNDVTYNVLINGLSKKGEFDQAKALIGEMLNLGIKVSAYTYNPLICAYCIKGMLPEALALGEEMLIRGVSPTTSTYNTFICAMCKQGNLTAARQKLSDMLRNNLEPDVVSYNTLIYGYFQLGDIQEALLLFDELKRTNITPTVVTYNTIIDGLCKLGELDKAKLLKEEMISHGICPDVVTYTILINGSFKVGNIQTAREFFDEMLHRELEPDHFAYTTQIAGELKLGDASKAFSLQEEMLGRGFPPDQITYNVFVDGLCKLRNFEEGCEFLQKMVRDGLMPDHVTYTSIMHVYLEIGNLRKARDLFHEMLSKGLSPSVVTYTMLIHAHVGKGRLELAFLYFSEMQEKGVMPNVITYNVLINGLCKLRRMDQAYRYVAEMEARGVLPNKYTYTILINENCNLGNWHEVLRLYKEMLDRGIQPDLITYGALFKQLGKDYKLLAVQYLEHIMLGSKENAEAKT; encoded by the coding sequence ATTGCCAAATGCAGCTGTAGAACCAATTTGGACGCGGTCAAGGTAAGCCTCCTCATCCTATCGTCTTCGTTTCATCACTCTCCCTGTCCCGCCTACGAAAACGGCGCCGCGATTGCAAAACCAACCCTGGAGACCTTTCTCGGCAACTTGATTTTGAGAACTGTTGAAGAGAATCGCCGGGCTTTTGCCAGCAAGAATTGGGTCGTCATTGAAGAACTGCGAGCTGTGGTTCTTGATCCTGAGTTGTTTGTAGGAGTTCTCAACTCGGTTCGTGGCCGCCCAAGAGTGGCTCTTCGGTTCTTCCGATGGACTGCGGCTCAACCGGGGTTTAAGCCGTCAGAATTTAGTTTTTGTGTAATgctagaaattcttgttcagaAAAATTTGATGAGTTCGGCTCACTGGGTGATGGAGAGGgtattaattatgaatttgcaTGGGATTGCGGATGTTTTGATTGATGGGTATTTGAATGCAGAAGTTTCAATTAAGATATTGAATCTTTTATTATGGTTGTACACTAAGAAGTCAATGGTTGAACAATGCCTGTCGATGTTTGATAAGATGTTATGGAAGGGGTTCTTACCAGATGTGAAGAATTGCAATAGAATTCTTAGGATTCTTAGGGATAAAGATTTAGTTGGTAAAGCAAGGGAAGTGTACAGAAAGATGGGTGAGTTTGGGATTAAACCAAGCATTGTAACGTTTAACACATTATTGGGTTCATTTTGTAAACAAGGGGAAGTACAAGAAGCACTAGACCTTTTATTGGAAATGCAAAGAAGGGGTTGTGCCCCAAACGACGTTACATATAATGTACTGATCAATGGTTTGTCAAAGAAAGGGGAATTTGACCAGGCCAAAGCGCTGATTGGGGAGATGCTGAACTTGGGAATAAAGGTTTCCGCTTACACTTATAACCCTTTAATTTGTGCATATTGTATAAAGGGAATGCTTCCTGAAGCTCTGGCACTTGGTGAAGAGATGCTAATTCGAGGGGTTTCACCAACCACCTCGACTTATAATACAtttatatgtgccatgtgtaagcAGGGAAATTTAACTGCTGCTAGACAGAAGTTGTCTGACATGTTGAGGAATAATTTGGAACCAGACGTAGTCTCCTACAACACTTTGATATATGGTTATTTTCAGCTGGGTGACATTCAGGAGGCTCTTCTGCTATTTGATGAATTAAAAAGAACGAACATCACTCCCACTGTTGTTACCTATAATACTATTATAGATGGCCTTTGCAAACTGGGAGAGTTGGATAAAGCTAAGCTGCTTAAAGAAGAAATGATAAGTCATGGAATTTGTCCTGATGTTGTTACTTATACAATTCTTATAAATGGTTCTTTCAAGGTGGGAAATATACAAACAGCGAGGGAGTTCTTTGATGAAATGTTGCATAGAGAGTTGGAGCCAGACCATTTCGCGTATACAACACAGATAGCAGGTGAACTGAAGCTTGGAGATGCATCCAAAGCATTTAGTCTACAGGAAGAAATGTTAGGAAGGGGCTTTCCACCTGACCAGATCACCTACAATGTTTTTGTGGATGGGTTGTGTAAATTGCGCAATTTTGAAGAAGGATGTGAATTTTTGCAGAAGATGGTTCGGGATGGTCTCATGCCTGATCATGTGACATACACCAGCATCATGCATGTGTACTTGGAAATTGGGAATCTTAGAAAAGCCAGGGATCTATTTCATGAGATGCTGAGTAAAGGCCTATCCCCTTCAGTTGTGACATATACAATGTTGATTCATGCTCATGTTGGCAAAGGCAGGCTAGAACTGGCATTTTTGTATTTCTCTGAGATGCAAGAGAAGGGTGTCATGCCAAATGTGATAACGTACAATGTGCTGATAAATGGTCTTTGCAAATTGAGAAGAATGGATCAGGCTTACAGATATGTTGCTGAGATGGAAGCAAGGGGGGTGCTACCTAATAAATATACCTACACGATATTAATAAATGAGAACTGTAACTTGGGTAATTGGCATGAGGTTTTGAGATTGTATAAGGAAATGCTAGATAGAGGGATTCAGCCTGATTTGATTACATATGGGGCATTGTTTAAGCAACTAGGAAAAGACTATAAATTGCTGGCAGTTCAGTACCTAGAACATATAATGCTTGGTAGCAAAGAAAATGCTGAAGCAAAGACTTAA